The DNA sequence TGCTGTGCGACGGTCACACGCGAACTTCACAATGCCTCTTTGGCAACCCTGCGAGACCGCTACGCAAGAATTGTTCAGCTCGACGAGGCACTCGAAAATCTTTCCGAATATCACGAAGTCAATGCGTAAGCTCCGGTGTGCGAAGCCAAAAAATGATGGTTGTCCGTTCGCGCGATCGCCTGGAAATCGCCCTTGTCTTTGGCAACGATCAGTGTTCCAGAGCGAGGCATCCAATGAATGCGGCATCGATTAATCAGCAGTCAAACACGCGGCAGCGTTCGGGCACCGACCATCCGATGTCAGTCAATTGGTTTGACTCAGTGACTGCTTGCCTGACCGCGATCATCGTTTTACTGTCTTGCGGTACGTTGATCGTCTTGGTGCTTTGGCTTTGTACGAAGGCGTTACCAACGAGGATGACAACGGAAGTACGCTCTACGGTTTCTTCTGCGTCGATGGGCGTGAACGAATCCGAGTTTGAACTGCCCTCCATCGGCGAGGTAAGTTTTCTTTTGGAACCAAGTTTCGAACAAACTCTCCGGTCGGTTGCGGCAATCCCAACGTCTTCCGACAAACGAGATGCAACCATAGGTGACATCGACTTTGCACGTGTCATCAGCCGCAGCAGTGGCCCCGACGTAAATGCGTCTCCAGCGATCGAGCGTTGGCAACGCTGGGTACTGAGATTCGATAGCAAGAACAGAGACGATTACGCCAGGCAACTCGATTACTTCGGTATCGAGCTGGGCGTCTTCGGAGGCGGTCAGGCGGGAATTGAAAGTGTTGCTCAACTTTCGAAGATGCCCATTAGGAATTTCAACAGTCACCCCGAAAGCGAAACCCGATTGTACTTCTCTTGGGAACAGAAAAGCCCCTTCCAGGTCTTTGACCGTGACATTCTTAATCGCGCTGGCGTGTCCACTACGGGTCGAAACGTTGTTCGGTTTCTTCCAGCATCGCTCGAGGAAGAACTGCTCAAGCTCGAACGCAGCCACTGTCGGAAGCACTCTGCGCGAGTTCCCGATTCAATCGTAAAAACTGTCTTTGAGTGTCGTAAGTTCGGAAACACCTATCGGTTCGAAGTGATCGATCAGTTTTATCGTTGACGCAGGTGATCCTGAGACGTGGTAACTACGGTACGAATGTTTCGTCAATATTTTAGGTCAGTTAGGATTAGTCGATGGGCAATTACGCATGATTTCGGTGCGACAAAGAGGCGATTGCTGTTCGGCTGATGTGACGAACGCGAACATTCAATCTAAACGTGGCGACCAGTCGCGTCTGATCGTATTTAGCGACGTCACACCACGTTTGCGGGCATCGCTTCCTGAACGAAGAAAAGCTTCTAAGTTAGGGAGACACCGTCGCGGTGATGGGGTAGTGGTCTGAAGGGTAGCGATCATTGAATGAAGTCTGCACGATCGCAGCTTCCTTCACGACGGCATCTTTGGAGACAACGATCCAATCGATTCTCGGACCTTCCGACCTTCCTTTCCACGAATTGAAGGTCCCTTCATTCGGCCGAACATTGGGATTGGCGTCACGGTAACTGTCTTTAAGATCCGGTTGGCCAACCAAGGCATTGTAAGGTTCACTGTTTGCATCGCAATTAAAGTCGCCGGTCACGATGACGACAGGTGAGCTTGCGATGGAACGCAACCGGTTAATGCGTTCGGCCAACAAGCGTGCGGATTCAAGACGTGCCTGTCGACCTCGGTGATCAAAATGAGTGTTGACGAATAGAATGGGTTTGTCGGCACCTTTCTTGTCGTGAAGCAACACCCATGTCGCCATTCGCGGGAGCGAAGAATCCCAACTCTTTGATTCTGGAATTTCCGGTGATTCACTCAGCCAAAAGTGACCACCGGCCAACTTCGTAAACCGATCTGCCTTGTAGAAAATACCGCAATGCTCGTTAGGCGTATTCATACGAGAGCGACCGAAGTAATCGTATCCCTCAACCTGTTCGAGCAAAAAATCTTTTTGAAATGCGAGCGTCTCTTGGGTCCCCATCAAATCGGGAGCATAGTCGGAGACAACCGAGGCAACGTATGACTTGCGTTTGTCCCAATGGTTGTCACCATCATTCGCGGAACCGAAGCGTAGGTTAAAGCTCATCACACGCAGCGGTTCTTTTGCGGTCACGGGAAAAGTGATGGCGAGGCAGGCGATAGCAATCGCGGCTGAGATTCGTTTCATCGTTGGGTAGGATCGCGAGGTGGGGAATACCGATCGGCCGATTATAGCCGGTGCATCGTCCACATTGAATCAGTAGATTGAAGCGAACAGTCGCCGTGCATTTTCGCGGCGAAAACCGTTCCTCCGCCGCAGACGCCATGCGGTAAATCGTTGATCAAACCAAACGCTGTCTTAGTAGCCCGGCAGAAATCCGAAGCGGATCATGATCCCCAAGCCAATGCTTAGCGCCATCATCCCCCAGACAAAGGCAAGGCGATAAAACGGTACGGGGATCGACTGTGGTCGCGGGGGAAGCGTTGCCAGCAGATAAAGACACAACACTGACAGGAGTGGCGGAAAGATGATCAGCGTGCAAATCGACGCGAGGATCAGACGCCGCATCGCGTACTGATAGTTGGCGACCGATTCTTCCGTTTCTTCTCGGTTGATCACGGGATTCGCAAGCCCCGTCAAATCGGTCGCCTCGTACGGGTTCGCCGAATGTAAGATCGGTGAGCCTGATCGCTCGCTTGTGGAGAACGGTGCGAGTTCCTCATTGTTATTGACGCCGACGGTTGGCTGGCGAGCCGGAATTTGAGAACGTTCCGCGTCACAATTCCAACAGTACTCAAACGTGGGTTCATTCGGTTCGTCGCACCGTTCGCACTGCCACGCGGACTGGTGCTGTTTTTCTTCGTCATGAGCGCGAAGCAATGCCTGAGCCCGCGGGAGATCTTCCTCGGCGACTCGGACTCGAATCAAGCTATCAGTCGGGGCACCGCCCATACTTAGGGCTGTACTGGGGTCGGTACCGACCAAGTGCGATGAAATGTTCGCCGCGGACAACAAGCTTTGGATCGCAACGGCAGACCATTGATCGCCGAATTCGCGTAGGACACAAAACTGATTCTGAGTGGACATCGTGATTCACCAATAATGCTCTGTTGTTCCATGTTAATCACGTCGGTGGATAGATCTTCCGACGGGATTCGACCGCGTCCGACATCCCGTGTGGGCCAACTCGGGCTCCGGCGACCTTTGCGGTGATTTCTCGTTCGTTCCCAGTTTTTGCTGACGCAGGACCGGCTTTCTTGTATTTGGACCACCGGCTTCGAAGAGGCATTCGCCTAACCAGCATAGAGAGAGCGACAGGTTTCCGAGGCTCGAACGGATATGAATCAAGGCGCGAGTGACCGTTTTAAAGCGATTCTAACAAGCGGTGGGTTAGGGGATGCGGTCAATCAAACCTCACCGAGTCACGACTGGCAAGAAACAGCAACGATCTAGGACAAGTGCATCCGAAAGGATGCCGAGAACGTTCGCATCGCCTTCTGTTTCACCCTTTGAGTGCCACGCCATGTCGTTGGGCCACCCGATTTCTGTGGTTGTACTTGCGAAAAACGAAGCATCGATCCTCGGCACCTGTTTAGCTTCTTTGCGTTGGGCCGATGAAGTCGTCGTCGTCGATGATCAATCGACAGACAACACGGTCGCGGTGGCAGAACAATTCGGGGCTCGTATCGTGCAGCATTCGTTCGAATCATTCGCGACACAGCGGAATTGGGCACTCGCGAATGCTGAGTTGCAAAACGAATGGGTCTTGATGTTAGATGCCGATGAAGCCAGCACTCCTGCATTCGCCCAGCAGGTGCAGCGAAGTGCTGCCCGTGCAACTTCACAGACAGTCGCCTTTCGAACATGTCGCAAAACAATGTTCGCCGGACGTTGGCTCCGCTACAGCGATGGTTTTCCGGTGTGGATCATGCGCGTCGTACGAAACGGGTTCGTACAATTCACCGACCAAGGGCACGGGGAAGTTCCCGTGCCGAAGGTCAACGGGACGATCGGGGTGATTCCAGAAGCGTTTATCCACGCACCGTTCAGTCGTGGACTAGGTGATTGGTGGGGAAGGCATATTCGCTACGCCGAACGCGAAGCTTGGCTAGAGTGCCAAAAAGAAGCGAACCTAAATTGGCGACAATTGGTGTCGCAAGACGCAAGTCAACGAAGGGCCGCAGTGCGATCGCTCTCGCGTCGACTGCCGTTTCGAAGTGGCGCCAGATTCTTTTACCAGTACATCATCAAACGCGGCTTCTTGGATGGAACTGCCGGACTGCAGTTTTGCAGGATGATGGCCTGCTACGAGCAGATGATCGTGACCAAGAAGTGGGAGCGTCTGCGAACCCAGACACGAATCGCAACACCGGCGACTCAGACGGTTGCGATGCGGAAAGAACGACCTTCGGCTAAGTGGCCGACAGCGACGAGATAGCCTGGTGCTCCGGCTAGACCAAATGTTTCGGTTCGGCACATCAGCCGTTGGGTGTACGTCTCGGTTATTGCACCGAAGGCATGGCAAACGCCATGTGGCTAATCCCAATTCCAGATATTGACGAAACCTTAGTCAGATAAATCGGATTCGTCGTTGAGAACCGGACGCTGTTTAATCCAACGGGCAGGGTTTCCGCCGACAATCGTCCAAGGGACGACCGGGGAAACGGCGACCGCTCGCGCCGCGACGATTCCGCCGTTACCAACGGTGATTCCTGGGCCTATGAATGCGTCGGCACAGACCCAGGCGTCATCACCGATCACAATGGCTGATTTGATCAATGGCAAGCTGGTTTGGCGATAGTCGTGCGTTCCGCCACAAAGGTGCGAACGTTGCGAGATCGTCGTTCGCTTGCCGATTTCCAAGCGTCCCAGGTTGTAGATCAGGCAATCAAAACCGATGGACGACCAGTCGTCGATGGACAAGTTTCGTGGGAGAAAAATTTTGGCCGATGGGTGGATCCGAACATTTTTTCCGATCTTGGCTCCAAAGATCCGAAGCATACTTCGTCGCCAAGCCCAACATGGTTTAGGCGAAAAACGAAAAAGCGGCGAGGCGATCGACCACAGGACGCGGCCGATCTGTTCACGACGACTCCAATGACGAGTTTTGCGATTGGCGTCGATCCCGTTGACGGACTGTTTCATGTGTAGAAAGAAGGCTACGTCGTTGCCGAGCAGTTTATCCGGTGAAGATCAAGCCACACCCCAAGGCGTCGC is a window from the Roseiconus lacunae genome containing:
- a CDS encoding endonuclease/exonuclease/phosphatase family protein, whose translation is MKRISAAIAIACLAITFPVTAKEPLRVMSFNLRFGSANDGDNHWDKRKSYVASVVSDYAPDLMGTQETLAFQKDFLLEQVEGYDYFGRSRMNTPNEHCGIFYKADRFTKLAGGHFWLSESPEIPESKSWDSSLPRMATWVLLHDKKGADKPILFVNTHFDHRGRQARLESARLLAERINRLRSIASSPVVIVTGDFNCDANSEPYNALVGQPDLKDSYRDANPNVRPNEGTFNSWKGRSEGPRIDWIVVSKDAVVKEAAIVQTSFNDRYPSDHYPITATVSP
- a CDS encoding putative signal transducing protein codes for the protein MSTQNQFCVLREFGDQWSAVAIQSLLSAANISSHLVGTDPSTALSMGGAPTDSLIRVRVAEEDLPRAQALLRAHDEEKQHQSAWQCERCDEPNEPTFEYCWNCDAERSQIPARQPTVGVNNNEELAPFSTSERSGSPILHSANPYEATDLTGLANPVINREETEESVANYQYAMRRLILASICTLIIFPPLLSVLCLYLLATLPPRPQSIPVPFYRLAFVWGMMALSIGLGIMIRFGFLPGY
- a CDS encoding glycosyltransferase family 2 protein; this translates as MSLGHPISVVVLAKNEASILGTCLASLRWADEVVVVDDQSTDNTVAVAEQFGARIVQHSFESFATQRNWALANAELQNEWVLMLDADEASTPAFAQQVQRSAARATSQTVAFRTCRKTMFAGRWLRYSDGFPVWIMRVVRNGFVQFTDQGHGEVPVPKVNGTIGVIPEAFIHAPFSRGLGDWWGRHIRYAEREAWLECQKEANLNWRQLVSQDASQRRAAVRSLSRRLPFRSGARFFYQYIIKRGFLDGTAGLQFCRMMACYEQMIVTKKWERLRTQTRIATPATQTVAMRKERPSAKWPTATR
- a CDS encoding LbetaH domain-containing protein; translation: MKQSVNGIDANRKTRHWSRREQIGRVLWSIASPLFRFSPKPCWAWRRSMLRIFGAKIGKNVRIHPSAKIFLPRNLSIDDWSSIGFDCLIYNLGRLEIGKRTTISQRSHLCGGTHDYRQTSLPLIKSAIVIGDDAWVCADAFIGPGITVGNGGIVAARAVAVSPVVPWTIVGGNPARWIKQRPVLNDESDLSD